The following proteins are co-located in the Sporolactobacillus pectinivorans genome:
- a CDS encoding sensor histidine kinase translates to MKLFPKSTGPYPYIWALLVFPQYFYNVLQAGRLTDKLIGVGAGLILFYVFRQMYWLENWNLVFHFLLSIAVLSAVSLMSDPSMMFYGFLFVLMFGYANQTVQLVAGLGGLTIAFMMVSFLTEGNPFVFLHQFQFIVFLVEIITPVAIFIYERTKRLHHQLDDANERIVTLTKEKERNRFARDLHDTLGHTLTMIIMKSELAARLITKDRERAKKEIDEIEGISRKALQQARELVSSVRDCSLPEEMEEAKHFLEAKGVSVTIDVPERWPMLREADESMVALALREAVTNVVRHSAAGHCHIIGTEDHRKLIIEVRDDGVGMQKKNTEGNGLHTMQERMKLIGGKVAILSERRGTAIRFSLPLKKKGAGA, encoded by the coding sequence TTGAAACTGTTTCCAAAATCTACGGGCCCTTATCCTTATATATGGGCACTACTGGTTTTTCCGCAATATTTTTATAATGTCCTGCAAGCCGGACGTCTGACGGATAAATTGATTGGCGTGGGAGCCGGTCTGATTCTGTTTTATGTTTTTCGGCAGATGTACTGGCTTGAAAATTGGAATCTGGTCTTTCATTTTTTACTGAGCATAGCCGTGCTGTCTGCTGTCTCTTTGATGAGCGATCCTTCAATGATGTTCTATGGTTTCCTTTTTGTTCTGATGTTCGGCTATGCGAATCAGACCGTTCAGCTGGTGGCCGGTCTTGGCGGACTTACCATTGCCTTCATGATGGTTTCCTTCTTAACGGAAGGCAATCCGTTCGTTTTTCTTCATCAGTTCCAGTTCATTGTTTTTCTTGTAGAAATCATTACACCGGTTGCCATTTTTATTTATGAGCGGACCAAACGTTTGCACCATCAGCTAGACGATGCAAACGAACGAATTGTCACCCTGACCAAGGAGAAGGAGCGCAATCGTTTCGCCCGTGATCTGCATGATACACTCGGGCATACGCTGACTATGATTATTATGAAAAGCGAGCTGGCAGCACGGCTTATTACAAAAGATCGAGAAAGGGCTAAAAAAGAAATAGATGAAATAGAAGGCATCTCAAGGAAAGCATTGCAACAGGCGCGAGAGCTTGTCTCCTCAGTCCGGGACTGCTCATTACCGGAAGAGATGGAAGAAGCAAAGCATTTCCTTGAAGCAAAAGGTGTATCTGTGACAATTGATGTGCCGGAAAGATGGCCGATGCTCCGTGAGGCTGACGAATCCATGGTGGCACTTGCTCTTCGTGAGGCTGTGACGAATGTTGTCAGGCATAGTGCCGCCGGGCATTGCCACATCATAGGGACGGAAGACCATCGGAAACTGATCATTGAGGTCAGAGACGACGGGGTCGGTATGCAGAAGAAGAACACTGAAGGAAATGGGCTTCACACCATGCAGGAGCGCATGAAACTGATTGGAGGAAAGGTTGCTATTTTGTCTGAAAGAAGGGGAACGGCTATCCGCTTTTCGCTCCCTCTAAAGAAGAAAGGAGCAGGCGCATGA
- a CDS encoding response regulator transcription factor, whose product MRVVITEDQGMLRGALVQLLEMEEDIEVVGEAGDGRQALTLVDQFHPDILIADIEMPEMSGLELAEYLKNNKSLCKTVIVTTFARPGYLERAMKAGVSGYILKDEPIEDLIAHLRQINQGQRFISPELAESFFFSEQNPLTAREIDVLRSAVSGEDTKKIADKLHLSHGTVRNYLSSAIQKMESHSRQEAVIKAKNKGWI is encoded by the coding sequence ATGAGAGTTGTCATCACAGAAGATCAAGGCATGCTGCGCGGCGCACTTGTTCAGCTTCTTGAAATGGAAGAAGATATTGAAGTTGTCGGTGAAGCGGGGGATGGCCGGCAGGCATTGACGCTTGTTGATCAATTCCATCCGGATATACTGATTGCCGACATTGAAATGCCTGAAATGTCCGGACTGGAGCTTGCTGAATACTTAAAGAACAATAAAAGCCTGTGCAAGACAGTGATCGTTACAACGTTTGCCCGCCCCGGGTATTTAGAAAGAGCAATGAAGGCCGGAGTATCCGGATATATTTTAAAGGATGAGCCGATTGAAGATTTGATTGCCCATCTCCGTCAAATTAATCAGGGGCAGCGTTTCATCAGCCCGGAACTTGCAGAATCATTCTTTTTTTCCGAACAGAATCCATTGACAGCGCGTGAGATTGATGTGCTTCGCTCTGCTGTCAGCGGGGAGGACACGAAAAAAATTGCGGATAAACTCCATTTATCCCATGGCACAGTGCGCAACTACCTGTCTTCAGCCATTCAGAAAATGGAAAGCCATTCCCGACAAGAAGCTGTGATCAAAGCGAAAAATAAAGGCTGGATTTGA
- the yfkAB gene encoding radical SAM/CxCxxxxC motif protein YfkAB yields the protein MLPKETIQKAPISPMNDPWEAYYDMEAYGHLELTNVEFTTTTLCNMRCEHCAVGYTLQKRDPDALPLDLMIKRLDEATNLHALSITGGEPMLSLKSLREYVVPILKYAHERGLRTQINSNLTLDLARYELIIPYLDVLHISFNYGSFQDYSDIGFAVMDKKPKREQQELFFNRMIENAKVLSSRGVLVSAETMINKRTLPHLEEIHRQVVTMGCRRHEIHPMYPSDFASSLQVASLDEIRSGIQRLLNARDEDVWMLFGTLPFYPCSDDERDLKLLKKLYEAKNVTVRNDPDGRSRLNVNIFNGDIIVTDFGDTPPLGNIKTTSLEGAYRNWMQTPLARSLNCHCPAVKCLGPNVLVKNTYYKDVDFSKRKTRIVID from the coding sequence ATGTTGCCAAAAGAAACGATACAGAAGGCTCCCATCAGCCCAATGAATGACCCTTGGGAAGCTTACTATGATATGGAAGCATATGGTCATCTTGAATTGACTAACGTTGAGTTTACAACGACAACGCTTTGTAACATGAGATGCGAACACTGCGCAGTCGGTTATACGCTTCAGAAACGTGATCCGGATGCGCTGCCGCTGGATCTGATGATTAAACGTCTGGATGAAGCAACTAATCTTCACGCGCTCAGTATTACTGGCGGAGAGCCAATGCTCTCGTTGAAATCGTTAAGAGAGTATGTAGTGCCCATTTTAAAGTATGCACACGAGCGCGGACTGAGAACGCAGATTAATTCAAATCTGACGCTCGATCTTGCGCGTTATGAGCTAATTATCCCTTATCTGGATGTCCTTCATATTTCATTTAATTATGGCAGTTTTCAGGATTATTCTGATATTGGGTTTGCAGTAATGGATAAAAAACCAAAACGGGAACAGCAGGAACTATTCTTTAATCGCATGATTGAAAATGCCAAGGTGCTCTCTTCACGGGGTGTTCTTGTCTCGGCTGAAACCATGATTAATAAACGCACACTGCCGCATCTTGAAGAAATTCACAGGCAGGTCGTTACAATGGGGTGTCGTCGTCATGAAATTCACCCAATGTATCCGAGCGATTTCGCGAGCAGTCTACAGGTAGCGTCATTGGACGAAATCCGTTCAGGTATTCAGAGATTGCTGAATGCGCGGGATGAAGATGTCTGGATGTTGTTTGGCACGCTGCCTTTTTATCCGTGCAGCGATGATGAGCGGGATCTGAAGCTTCTGAAGAAATTATATGAAGCAAAAAATGTAACGGTTCGCAATGATCCTGACGGTCGCTCCCGGCTGAACGTTAATATTTTCAATGGCGATATCATCGTTACCGATTTTGGCGATACGCCTCCTCTGGGGAACATCAAAACAACCAGTCTTGAGGGTGCCTACAGAAACTGGATGCAAACGCCGCTGGCCCGGTCATTAAATTGTCATTGCCCGGCGGTAAAGTGTCTCGGTCCGAATGTACTGGTTAAAAATACGTATTACAAAGACGTTGATTTTTCAAAACGAAAAACACGGATTGTGATCGACTGA
- a CDS encoding ABC transporter ATP-binding protein has protein sequence MIIEVKDLVKRYKNFLAIDHLNLTIDDGEIFGLLGPNGAGKTTLVNTVLGLTSVDQGHITVFGEEMGKHEREIKKQIGLVPQDIAVYDELTAYENVRLFGKLFGLKGEVLKIGVSDALEFTGLTHLQSKKSSQFSGGMKRRLNIACAIVHKPKLIIMDEPTVGIDPQSRNYILESVKKLNQMGCTVIYISHYMEEVAAICSQIAIVDKGRIIAKGTKEELSKLIVDDQIVSVDIDSPNYTLIEKLKGLSEVKDASIEGQTVRIIMRVMNMNAVLSAFLEVGITVTKVATNTPTLEDVFLTLTGRALREGSH, from the coding sequence ATGATTATTGAAGTGAAAGATCTTGTTAAACGTTATAAAAATTTCCTCGCGATCGATCACCTTAATCTTACAATAGATGACGGTGAAATATTCGGCCTGCTCGGTCCGAACGGCGCCGGGAAGACGACGCTGGTCAATACTGTTCTTGGCTTGACATCCGTTGATCAGGGGCACATAACCGTTTTTGGAGAAGAGATGGGGAAACATGAGCGGGAAATAAAAAAACAAATCGGGCTCGTTCCCCAGGATATCGCCGTGTATGACGAATTGACAGCCTATGAAAACGTCCGGTTATTCGGCAAACTTTTCGGACTCAAAGGAGAAGTTCTCAAAATCGGAGTCAGTGACGCTCTGGAATTCACGGGACTGACGCACCTGCAGAGCAAAAAATCGTCGCAGTTTTCGGGCGGAATGAAGAGGCGCCTGAATATTGCCTGTGCCATTGTTCACAAACCAAAGCTGATTATTATGGATGAACCAACAGTCGGGATTGACCCGCAATCGCGCAATTATATTCTTGAATCGGTCAAAAAACTGAATCAGATGGGCTGCACGGTTATTTACATTTCACATTATATGGAAGAAGTGGCAGCGATCTGCTCACAAATTGCCATCGTTGACAAAGGACGGATTATCGCCAAGGGAACCAAGGAAGAACTGAGTAAGCTGATTGTTGATGATCAGATTGTTTCGGTCGATATTGATTCACCCAACTATACGCTGATCGAAAAATTAAAAGGCTTGTCAGAAGTCAAAGACGCATCCATAGAAGGCCAGACCGTCCGCATTATCATGCGTGTGATGAATATGAATGCTGTCCTTTCGGCATTTCTTGAAGTGGGTATCACTGTAACAAAAGTAGCGACAAATACCCCGACGCTTGAAGACGTGTTCCTGACGCTGACCGGAAGGGCTCTGCGGGAGGGATCTCATTGA
- a CDS encoding ABC transporter permease has protein sequence MRTIIAVFLTTVKLNLRNRRGLLFMILFPIVLTLILGTALSNISSGSNTTESLHIHAAMVNQDHGAIAGQLEKFFQSQEIKKIVKTKSYSSVKTASSDLKNQKLDAVIVINSGFSQAVQQGRNYKLDFITSGDLESSIIKNIAESYLKRINAVRASASAGAFPSQSGTQMQPDSLISDHALSINGKVPKSSDYYAVTMLIMIILYASNYGLDVVRESKKSPIGYRIRSLPVRQMNFLIGKTLGQLATVFLQIIVLVTFFKFIYHANFGNQLGFIFMMCFLLGFIVIIFSMALSLFFTFEIANTLLNFIVPVATFLAGGYAKLSFLETNPITSALRSWLPNSLAQNLIFQNIYGESGVSVTGGILKLIFIAGCLLLLTVAAVRRSKNGDLSK, from the coding sequence TTGAGAACGATCATTGCTGTTTTTCTCACTACGGTAAAATTAAATTTGCGGAATCGCCGCGGGCTGCTTTTTATGATTTTGTTTCCCATTGTCCTGACGTTAATTCTTGGGACAGCACTGAGCAATATCAGCAGCGGCAGCAATACAACGGAATCTTTGCATATTCATGCTGCCATGGTTAATCAGGACCACGGCGCGATAGCCGGTCAATTGGAGAAATTCTTTCAAAGTCAGGAAATTAAAAAGATCGTCAAAACAAAAAGCTATTCTTCTGTTAAAACAGCTTCATCGGATTTAAAGAATCAGAAACTTGATGCGGTCATTGTCATTAACAGCGGATTTTCTCAAGCCGTACAACAAGGCAGGAACTACAAGCTTGACTTTATTACCAGCGGCGACCTTGAGAGCTCGATTATCAAAAATATTGCCGAAAGCTATTTGAAGCGGATTAACGCCGTTCGGGCTTCGGCCTCTGCCGGTGCCTTTCCATCGCAGTCCGGTACTCAAATGCAGCCGGATTCACTGATTTCAGACCACGCGCTAAGCATTAATGGTAAAGTTCCGAAATCAAGCGATTATTACGCGGTGACGATGTTGATCATGATTATTCTCTATGCCTCGAATTATGGACTGGATGTTGTCAGGGAATCAAAGAAATCACCGATTGGCTACAGAATACGTTCACTCCCTGTTCGTCAGATGAATTTCTTGATCGGCAAAACTCTTGGACAACTCGCGACCGTATTCTTACAAATCATTGTATTAGTGACATTTTTTAAATTTATCTATCATGCGAATTTTGGCAATCAGCTCGGATTTATATTTATGATGTGTTTCTTGCTCGGTTTTATCGTGATTATATTCAGTATGGCATTGTCGTTGTTCTTTACCTTTGAAATTGCTAACACACTTCTGAATTTTATCGTTCCGGTTGCTACGTTTTTGGCCGGCGGGTACGCCAAGCTCAGTTTTCTCGAAACCAACCCAATCACTTCGGCATTGCGCAGCTGGCTTCCCAACTCTTTGGCGCAGAATCTTATCTTCCAGAATATTTATGGGGAATCCGGAGTGTCGGTTACCGGAGGAATACTGAAACTGATTTTCATAGCTGGCTGCTTGTTATTACTAACAGTTGCGGCAGTGAGGAGGAGCAAAAATGGCGATCTTTCAAAATAA
- a CDS encoding ABC transporter permease, which translates to MAIFQNNIKRFLLHKLNFVLLMVIPLLFIVLSFSGSGAQKAVVGIIDHDHSLLSQRMAQSIKTQADVVTVTEKDMRDQLINNKVDSVIIIPKHFAQFMLAGRSVKLQSFHVQESNVSSGIQTFVSSYLQDVHLMAGSARGDKNMFYKALDEYQKNHLGLHVKSTDNSGAQKEKTMGALGFVIFGLFMIVSVSSRFIMEDKKLKLYNRFFTTPLSVRSYNVQNILSYLMLAAATILLLMAVLVFGFHATLGPSLFNVFFVLFVFSVVSVSIGILISSLAKSLGQATALSQLIITPVAMLGGCFWPISITPVFMQKIADFVPTTWGMRALTSLVYGNQLNHVIMDLVVLLAFAAVFFLLASWKKSDIAR; encoded by the coding sequence ATGGCGATCTTTCAAAATAATATCAAGCGTTTCCTGCTGCATAAACTGAATTTTGTCCTGTTGATGGTTATCCCTCTACTCTTTATCGTTCTCTCATTCTCAGGTTCAGGGGCTCAGAAGGCGGTAGTGGGAATTATTGATCATGACCACTCGTTGCTCTCACAAAGAATGGCACAATCGATAAAAACACAGGCCGACGTGGTTACTGTGACGGAAAAAGACATGAGGGATCAGCTTATTAACAATAAGGTTGACAGTGTGATTATTATACCCAAGCATTTTGCACAGTTCATGCTTGCAGGCAGATCTGTTAAATTGCAAAGTTTTCATGTTCAGGAAAGCAATGTTTCAAGCGGTATCCAGACATTTGTTTCCAGTTATCTTCAGGATGTCCATCTGATGGCGGGGAGCGCCCGCGGAGACAAGAATATGTTTTACAAGGCATTGGACGAATATCAAAAAAATCATTTGGGACTTCACGTAAAAAGTACGGATAATTCCGGCGCGCAGAAGGAAAAGACTATGGGCGCCCTTGGATTCGTTATTTTCGGCTTGTTCATGATTGTCAGTGTCTCCTCACGTTTCATTATGGAAGATAAAAAACTGAAGCTGTATAATCGCTTCTTTACGACCCCGTTATCAGTCCGGAGCTATAATGTACAAAATATATTAAGCTATCTGATGCTCGCGGCGGCAACCATTCTGTTGTTAATGGCAGTTCTTGTTTTCGGTTTCCATGCAACGCTAGGCCCTTCGTTGTTTAATGTATTTTTCGTGCTGTTTGTTTTTTCAGTTGTCTCAGTATCGATCGGTATTTTGATCAGTTCCCTTGCTAAGAGCCTAGGGCAGGCCACAGCCCTTAGTCAACTGATTATCACGCCGGTCGCAATGCTCGGCGGCTGTTTCTGGCCAATCAGCATCACCCCTGTTTTTATGCAAAAAATTGCTGATTTCGTACCGACAACATGGGGTATGCGCGCACTGACATCGCTCGTATACGGCAATCAGTTGAACCATGTTATAATGGATTTGGTTGTTCTGCTTGCGTTCGCCGCTGTGTTTTTCCTGCTTGCTTCCTGGAAAAAATCAGATATTGCACGTTAA
- a CDS encoding sensor histidine kinase gives MFYIYRVLIFGLVGYLLTAGKGALSSLEVVCFLSLVIFDVLKTRYIRTKLMVQAEWGLVLIACFDRSVFIAAWALLLTDSLKSMKRLPLHLAFLTVPALFFLNMQQIFLYLLYLAVCLYLTVLMNRLQMAEDRFRKVTDEERHYIYELEKSRLLLQKQAEENIHLTELKERNRIARELHDTVGHRIAGLYLQLQAAYKIRTKNPKKFEELVTQTIAELSGTLIMVHDTAHDLVPKSKTGLEVIRELVDSFNYCEMSFAYPQHMEGVSAAQWQVLEANVREALTNVFKHSGATKVTVELTKNLRFIRLFIHDNGNGAPVLNHHLGLSGMQERVKNMGGSLTIDGRSGFTIVCVLPLIREEGGLFATAHRG, from the coding sequence ATGTTCTATATTTATCGGGTTCTAATCTTTGGATTGGTCGGATATCTACTGACGGCCGGCAAGGGCGCACTGTCTTCTCTGGAAGTGGTGTGTTTCCTGTCGCTCGTCATTTTTGATGTATTGAAAACCAGATATATCCGGACAAAATTGATGGTGCAAGCGGAATGGGGGCTCGTTCTGATCGCATGTTTTGACCGCTCCGTTTTCATTGCAGCGTGGGCGCTCCTCCTGACTGACAGTTTGAAAAGCATGAAGCGCCTGCCATTACACCTTGCTTTTCTAACTGTTCCGGCTCTGTTTTTCCTGAATATGCAGCAAATCTTTCTTTATCTTCTTTATTTGGCCGTCTGTCTATACCTCACTGTTTTGATGAACCGGCTGCAGATGGCGGAAGACCGGTTCAGAAAAGTGACAGATGAGGAGAGGCACTATATTTATGAACTTGAAAAATCAAGACTGCTGCTGCAGAAACAGGCAGAGGAAAATATTCACCTAACGGAATTGAAAGAACGGAACCGGATTGCCCGGGAACTGCATGATACAGTCGGCCACCGAATCGCGGGACTGTACCTCCAGCTTCAGGCAGCATATAAGATCAGAACGAAAAACCCAAAAAAATTTGAAGAACTAGTTACCCAAACGATTGCCGAACTTTCCGGCACGCTCATCATGGTGCATGATACAGCTCATGATCTTGTTCCGAAAAGCAAAACGGGCCTGGAGGTGATCCGGGAACTGGTTGATTCTTTCAATTATTGCGAAATGTCGTTTGCATATCCGCAGCATATGGAAGGTGTTTCGGCTGCCCAGTGGCAGGTGCTGGAAGCTAATGTGCGGGAAGCACTGACCAATGTTTTTAAACATTCAGGGGCAACAAAAGTGACCGTTGAGCTGACGAAGAATCTTCGTTTCATACGGCTTTTTATCCATGACAACGGGAATGGGGCGCCTGTACTGAATCATCATCTCGGTTTATCGGGAATGCAAGAAAGGGTAAAAAATATGGGTGGCAGCCTGACAATCGACGGCCGTTCCGGTTTCACTATTGTCTGCGTGCTTCCACTGATTAGGGAAGAAGGTGGATTATTTGCGACTGCTCATCGTGGATGA
- a CDS encoding response regulator transcription factor, whose translation MRLLIVDDDALIRDSLKLIIDLEDDMEVVGTCSDGEEALQFCLVNDRPDLVLMDIRMPVMDGVRCATELKKRWPDLKIIMLTTFKDDAYIKQAMKDGAAGYLLKSQPADSIIATLRTAYKGSVVMSGEVAEKLSAMLGSESDTSARPAEWNAHLTHREKEILALIAQGHSNREIAGRLFLSEGTIRNNVTRMLEKLELRTRTQLAVYYMKH comes from the coding sequence TTGCGACTGCTCATCGTGGATGATGATGCACTGATTCGCGACAGCCTGAAACTGATCATTGATCTGGAAGACGATATGGAAGTTGTCGGAACATGCAGCGATGGTGAAGAAGCGCTGCAATTTTGCCTGGTAAATGACCGTCCAGACCTTGTATTGATGGATATCAGGATGCCAGTCATGGATGGTGTCCGATGCGCCACCGAGCTTAAAAAGAGATGGCCGGACCTGAAAATCATTATGCTGACGACTTTCAAAGATGATGCCTATATCAAACAGGCAATGAAAGATGGCGCCGCGGGTTATCTGCTCAAGAGTCAGCCGGCTGACTCAATTATCGCCACATTGCGGACAGCATACAAGGGCAGCGTTGTCATGAGCGGAGAAGTGGCCGAGAAATTATCCGCAATGCTCGGCAGTGAGTCTGATACATCAGCCCGCCCTGCCGAATGGAATGCACATCTAACTCATCGCGAAAAAGAAATTCTCGCCCTGATCGCCCAGGGTCACTCCAACCGGGAAATAGCCGGGCGCCTGTTTCTGAGCGAAGGGACTATTAGAAACAACGTCACGCGGATGCTGGAAAAGCTGGAACTTCGAACGCGGACACAGCTGGCCGTCTATTACATGAAACATTAA
- a CDS encoding TetR family transcriptional regulator, producing the protein MPKVTKEHLLKRRMQILEAAKTVFCRKGFEPATMQDVVDASGMSRGGVYQYFSSTEEMMRALLAESDQTFEQFIDSLIKKHKRLWAVLEEYLEDLEGGAENSFTLVVLEYFVSGWRTEERKRYLRKRYEKANVIIIRIFEEGVKRGEFFPVQPIEAITQFVMNVNDGVLIESVLLNDQTVGVSNQISALKMYLKQALGVKDQEGS; encoded by the coding sequence ATGCCTAAAGTGACCAAGGAGCATTTGCTCAAGAGACGAATGCAGATACTTGAAGCCGCAAAAACTGTTTTCTGCCGAAAGGGTTTTGAGCCGGCGACGATGCAGGATGTGGTTGATGCTTCCGGCATGAGCCGCGGCGGCGTTTATCAGTACTTTTCGAGCACAGAAGAAATGATGCGCGCACTGCTTGCCGAAAGTGATCAGACATTTGAGCAGTTTATCGACTCATTGATAAAAAAACATAAGAGGCTCTGGGCAGTACTTGAAGAGTATTTGGAGGATCTTGAAGGAGGGGCCGAGAATTCCTTTACCCTGGTCGTTTTGGAGTATTTCGTTTCGGGCTGGCGGACAGAGGAAAGGAAACGCTACTTACGCAAACGCTATGAAAAAGCAAATGTTATTATTATCCGCATATTTGAGGAGGGAGTTAAGCGCGGCGAATTTTTTCCCGTACAGCCTATTGAAGCGATCACTCAATTTGTGATGAACGTGAACGATGGCGTATTGATAGAATCGGTGTTGCTGAACGATCAAACGGTCGGGGTCAGCAATCAGATTTCTGCATTGAAAATGTATTTAAAGCAGGCACTCGGTGTCAAAGACCAGGAAGGCAGCTGA
- a CDS encoding MFS transporter: MSANFWMLLSGRVLSNTGACFYNVSMIWLIYHVTHNTFYTGLTGFLVLMPMMLQFLVGPLIEKFNKKYLLIATEVGQIMTVIIAFLLYSTVWHSVWSLMFLTPVVAILTMFSNPAEMTLIPEFVNEGKYSAANSLMNVTYQTLTIVFTSLVGVLLIYFNPLVLYILSTTFNIGAVILFFTMRLSGRLSGRLSGKKRKVDNLSHRKTIRLMFSEYGQSLVNGIRKVRKFFILKFLPTTIIANFVFGMLSAVLPAYATQRGGSQWYGIYQSADTMGILIGAILAPVLQKVPLGKITICGGLFSCFCWTMSFFSDNNYLSVTLYTASLLFNGITNILLVSGMQRAVPKEDLAQFFTILTSFGGFAIPFGSLAGGQVAQLWGIVPVFISIGISYLLISVYWLTQSILRQMPAVDKLGSGAYSVYSKSSSE, encoded by the coding sequence ATGTCTGCAAATTTTTGGATGCTGCTATCCGGGCGTGTACTCAGCAATACAGGTGCCTGTTTTTACAACGTTTCGATGATCTGGCTTATTTATCACGTGACTCACAATACGTTTTATACCGGCCTTACCGGTTTTCTGGTCCTGATGCCGATGATGCTGCAGTTCCTCGTCGGTCCACTAATTGAGAAATTTAATAAGAAATATTTACTGATTGCAACCGAAGTTGGGCAAATAATGACCGTCATCATCGCTTTCCTGTTGTACAGTACCGTTTGGCACAGCGTCTGGTCACTGATGTTTCTCACGCCGGTTGTGGCCATTCTGACCATGTTCAGTAATCCGGCAGAGATGACCCTTATCCCTGAGTTCGTAAACGAGGGTAAGTATTCAGCTGCCAATTCGCTGATGAATGTTACCTATCAGACACTGACTATTGTTTTTACAAGCCTTGTCGGTGTCCTGCTTATCTATTTTAATCCTCTGGTCCTTTACATCCTGTCCACTACCTTTAATATAGGGGCCGTTATTCTCTTTTTTACCATGCGGCTCTCAGGGCGGCTCTCAGGGCGGCTCTCAGGGAAGAAAAGAAAAGTGGATAACCTGTCGCACCGCAAAACCATTCGGTTAATGTTTTCAGAATATGGGCAATCATTGGTCAACGGAATTCGGAAAGTCCGAAAGTTCTTTATCCTAAAGTTTTTGCCGACAACAATTATCGCCAATTTTGTATTTGGCATGCTGAGTGCCGTTCTGCCCGCATACGCTACCCAAAGAGGCGGCAGCCAGTGGTACGGGATCTATCAGTCTGCCGATACGATGGGCATTCTCATTGGAGCTATACTCGCTCCGGTCTTGCAAAAAGTTCCATTAGGTAAAATCACAATTTGTGGGGGGTTATTTAGTTGTTTCTGCTGGACCATGTCATTTTTTTCAGACAACAACTATCTGTCCGTTACACTTTATACAGCGAGTCTTCTTTTTAACGGAATAACGAATATCTTATTGGTATCCGGCATGCAGCGAGCTGTTCCTAAAGAAGATCTTGCACAATTTTTCACAATACTGACCAGTTTTGGGGGTTTTGCCATACCCTTTGGTTCTTTAGCTGGTGGTCAGGTCGCTCAACTCTGGGGCATTGTACCCGTTTTTATCAGCATTGGCATATCCTATCTGCTCATCTCTGTCTATTGGCTTACTCAAAGCATTCTGCGTCAGATGCCTGCAGTTGACAAATTAGGGAGCGGGGCCTATAGCGTTTATTCAAAGTCTTCCTCTGAATGA
- a CDS encoding DUF47 domain-containing protein, protein MNLERWTFVHFLSKNDKFLNMLSMISLNLEEASRFFVESKIKNEADLHEFSGKMKGYERKGDSYIHELIISLNKTFVTPLQREDILELAMKMDSVLDGFEEWSMRLEIYGLTHTDEYMAEFVGYLYESSKEIAQAITMLSKKKLTSIRNNVIKINDYETECDDLLIKCITSLFKNEKDAIKIIKYKELYEMLESVADSCEDVADTLETIIMRNA, encoded by the coding sequence ATGAATTTGGAGAGGTGGACTTTTGTGCACTTTTTGTCGAAAAATGACAAGTTTTTGAATATGCTTTCGATGATTTCATTAAATCTGGAGGAAGCTTCCAGGTTCTTTGTCGAATCCAAAATCAAAAATGAGGCTGACCTTCATGAGTTTTCTGGAAAAATGAAGGGCTATGAACGGAAGGGCGATTCCTACATCCATGAATTGATTATTTCCCTTAACAAGACGTTTGTGACGCCATTGCAGCGCGAGGATATTCTGGAACTCGCGATGAAAATGGATAGCGTCCTGGACGGTTTTGAGGAATGGTCGATGAGGCTTGAAATATATGGCTTAACCCATACAGATGAGTATATGGCTGAATTTGTCGGTTATCTCTATGAGTCATCGAAAGAAATCGCTCAGGCGATCACGATGCTGAGCAAGAAAAAACTGACCAGCATCCGGAACAATGTGATCAAAATCAACGATTATGAAACTGAGTGTGATGATCTCTTGATCAAGTGCATCACGAGCCTTTTCAAGAATGAGAAGGATGCGATCAAGATTATTAAATATAAGGAACTTTACGAGATGCTGGAAAGTGTGGCGGACAGCTGCGAAGATGTAGCCGACACTTTGGAAACCATTATTATGAGAAATGCGTAA